The nucleotide sequence CTGGACACCCAGTTGCAGACCACGACATCGCTCAATAGCGATGCCAAGGCTTATCTGGACCAGATCGGGTCGGTGGACAAGCTGCTGTCCGACCAGAGCACTGGCGTCAGCGCGGCGCTGAACAGTTTTTTTGCGGCGTTGCAGACGTCGTCCGCCAACCCCAGCGACAACTCGGCGCGCCAACTGGTGCTGACTATCGGCCAGACCTTGGCCAATCGATTCAACTCGATCGGCGCTGAGCTGAACAAGCAGAAGGAAGGCATCAACGGTCAGCTGGAAACCATCACCGGCCAGGTCAATCAGTTGACCGCGTCCATCGCCGCCCTTAACCAGCAGATCAGCCAGGCGCGCGGCTCGGGCAATGCAGAGCCAGCGAACCTGCTGGACTCGCGGAACGAAGCAGTGCGTGCGCTCAACGAATTGGTGGGCGTGAAGGTCACCGAAACCAACGGCCACTTCGAGGTCAGCCTCGGTACCGGGCAGTCGCTGGTGTCGGACGGTATTTCCAACCCGCTGTCGGCGGTGCCGAGTCGAAACGACAAGAGCCAGTACACGATCATGCTGGCCAGCGGTTCGCAACAGATGGATGTAAGCTCGGTCATCAGTGGCGGTTCCATCGGCGGCCTGTTGCGCTACCGCAGTGATGTATTGATGCCCGCCATCAACGATCTGGGGCGTACGGCGCTGGTGGTTGCCGAGAGCATCAACACTCAACTGGGCCAGGGCCTGGACGCCAACGGTCAGTTTGGTGGCGCGCTGTTCAATGATATCAACAGCGCCACGGCCATCAGCCAGCGCAGTGTCGGCGGTCCGAACAACAGCAGTGCGGGCAACCTGAACGTCAGTATCAAAAACGCCAGTGAGCTGACGACCTTTGACTATAAAGTGACCTTCACCGACGCCAACAATTACACGGTGATCCGTTCGGACGGCAAGTCCATGGGCGCGTTCGACATGACTCAGCCGGCGCCGGTCATCGATGGTTTTACCCTGGTGCTCGACGGCCAGGGCGGCATGGCCCAGGGCGACACGTTCAAGGTCAGCCCGACCGCCAATGGCGCAACGAACCTCAAGGTGGTGATGAGCGACCCGAACAAGTTGGCGTTCTCCGGGCCGTTGCTCGCCGAGGGTAACAAGAACAACAGCGGTACCGGCGTGTTTGGCGCACCGACTTTGTCGGTGCCCCTGGATATCCACGGCGGTGCCGACACCGCTCAGCTCGAAGCCGCCATCAAAGATTCTCTGCCGGTGAAGATGGTGTTCGGCAAGCCCGCCGCCGATGGCACTCAGAGCTACGTGATCAACGACGCCAAGGGCAACCCGATTGGTAACGGCACCATTATTCCGGGCCAGGACAATAAGTTGACCATCAACGTGCCGATGCTGGACGCGGCCGGTAATGTGATCAATGACGCTGCCGGCAACCCCAGAACCTTTGGCGTTGACACGATGATTCGTGGTGAGCCGAAAGAGGGTGACAACTTCAGCGTGTCGTTCAACGCCGGCGGCACTCTGGACAACCGTAACGCCCTGAGCCTGCTTGAGCTGCAAACCAAAAAGACCGTGGGCGCGACCGACG is from Pseudomonas mucidolens and encodes:
- the flgK gene encoding flagellar hook-associated protein FlgK, which gives rise to MGLLNIGMSGLNASQGALATLSNNIANAKTAGYSRQQTTQVANGMTGFDGVFVGTGTTLADVRRVYNQYLDTQLQTTTSLNSDAKAYLDQIGSVDKLLSDQSTGVSAALNSFFAALQTSSANPSDNSARQLVLTIGQTLANRFNSIGAELNKQKEGINGQLETITGQVNQLTASIAALNQQISQARGSGNAEPANLLDSRNEAVRALNELVGVKVTETNGHFEVSLGTGQSLVSDGISNPLSAVPSRNDKSQYTIMLASGSQQMDVSSVISGGSIGGLLRYRSDVLMPAINDLGRTALVVAESINTQLGQGLDANGQFGGALFNDINSATAISQRSVGGPNNSSAGNLNVSIKNASELTTFDYKVTFTDANNYTVIRSDGKSMGAFDMTQPAPVIDGFTLVLDGQGGMAQGDTFKVSPTANGATNLKVVMSDPNKLAFSGPLLAEGNKNNSGTGVFGAPTLSVPLDIHGGADTAQLEAAIKDSLPVKMVFGKPAADGTQSYVINDAKGNPIGNGTIIPGQDNKLTINVPMLDAAGNVINDAAGNPRTFGVDTMIRGEPKEGDNFSVSFNAGGTLDNRNALSLLELQTKKTVGATDGNAGVSMTTAYSQLVSSVGGKASQANVDNSATDAMLASAKSSRSSVSQVNLDEEAGDMIRFQQYYTASSQIIKAAQETFSTLINSL